In one Alnus glutinosa chromosome 14, dhAlnGlut1.1, whole genome shotgun sequence genomic region, the following are encoded:
- the LOC133857976 gene encoding zinc finger CCCH domain-containing protein 39 isoform X1, producing the protein MSFPDPRLPFMAQSQRFAAGSDAIAIGVWPQVPMNDEQVDLHLQTFKRPRISEDSQSNALPCPPMSSRLNPPNPLVNRGTSNIFYKTKMCTTFMAGMCSKGADCKYAHGIEDMRQPPPNWQELAGLRGGEDRLSGNWDDDQKIIHRLKLCKKFYNGEECPYGDRCNFLHEDPGKFRDDSGRFRESSAISIGTTGSSLVHGSGSNLSDCNKPLNNGSDASRVPMKPYLKTKICNSWERGQCHYGDKCHFAHGQAELRAPGAHFEGEALSMGSIPISTKPQSVPATDASPPNTAGLPTLTEEGNGKKCLLKWKGSKKIDRIYADWLDDVPLVQHLPSKVES; encoded by the exons ATGAGTTTTCCCGATCCTCGCCTTCCGTTTATGGCGCAGTCCCAGCGTTTTGCTGCAGGCAGTGATGCCATTGCCATTGGTGTCTGGCCTCAAGTCCCGATGAACGATGAACAAGTCGACCTGCATTTACAAACATTCAAGAGGCCCAGAATTTCAGAGGACAGCCAATCAAATGCTTTACCCTGCCCCCCAATGAGTTCTAGGTTGAACCCGCCAAATCCTCTAGTCAATAGAGGCACAAGCAACATTTTCTACAAGACTAAGATGTGCACCACTTTTATGGCGGGTATGTGCAGTAAAGGTGCGGATTGCAAGTATGCTCATGGTATTGAAGATATGAGGCAACCCCCACCCAATTGGCAAGAACTTGCTGGTTTGCGTGGAGGGGAAGATAGATTGTCTGGAAATTGGGATGATGACCAGAAAATAATCCACAGGTTAAAGCTATGTAAGAAGTTTTATAATGGGGAGGAGTGCCCTTATGGGGACAGGTGTAATTTTCTTCATGAAGATCCGGGAAAGTTTAGGGATGATTCAGGGAGGTTTAGGGAGAGCTCGGCAATAAGCATTGGAACTACTGGATCATCTTTGGTGCATGGCAGTGGCTCTAATCTGTCCGATTGTAATAAGCCTTTGAACAATGGTTCCGATGCTTCCCGAGTACCTATGAAGCCGTATTTGAAGACAAAGATATGTAATAGTTGGGAGAGAGGTCAATGTCACTATGGTGATAAATGTCACTTTGCTCACGGGCAAGCAG AGTTGCGAGCACCTGGTGCACATTTTGAAGGGGAAGCATTGAGTATGGGCTCCATTCCCATTTCGACAAAACCTCAATCTGTTCCTGCTACTGATGCATCTCCACCTAACACAGCAGGTCTGCCTACTTTAACTGAAGAAGGAAATGGTAAGAAGTGTTTGCTGAAGTGGAAAGGATCCAAGAAGATCGATCGTATATATGCTGATTGGCTTGATGATGTGCCGCTAGTGCAACACCTGCCGAGCAAAGTGGAGAGCTGA
- the LOC133857404 gene encoding nudix hydrolase 19, chloroplastic has protein sequence MLSFLSSSTTSPLLYLSRKLSLQTLTRNLSHTTMAINLQTHAFAGNPLKAKTPKPEDPFSPISALETLRTQLSDATHRLSSPTFKVLPFRKGRPLASSSGGLGDSAPNWQLGWIGLTDCKGYLANSGVQLSEDSLVYLGSRPDDDVVYWGIDVSGEGGLVPEFGSKQLSFVELRTLMVATDWADEQAMGELAIAGHARALLEWHSISRFCGYCGEKTVPMEAGRRKQCSNELCKKRIYPRVDPVVIMLVIDRENDRALLSRQSRFVPRMWSCLAGFIEPGESLEEAVRRETWEETGIEVGEVVYHSSQPWPVGPSSMPCQLMVGFHAYAKSLEINVDKEELEDAQWHSREDVKKALAFAEYKKAQKTAAVKVEQMCKGVKKEQSFAADFNVESGELAPMFIPGPFAIAHHLISSWVYQDTIINGVEARFKQPSGSTSSMSSL, from the exons ATGCTCTCCTTCCTTTCTTCCTCAACCACCTCTCCCCTCCTTTATCTCTCTAGAAAACTCTCTCTTCAAACGCTAACAAGAAATCTCTCACACACAACCATGGCAATAAACTTGCAGACCCATGCCTTCGCCGGCAATCCTTTGAAAGCCAAGACCCCAAAACCCGAAGACCCATTTTCACCAATCTCAGCCCTTGAAACCCTCAGGACCCAGCTCTCAGATGCCACCCATCGCCTCTCTTCCCCTACTTTCAAGGTCCTGCCTTTCAGGAAAGGCAGGCCCTTGGCATCTTCCAGTGGTGGGCTCGGTGACTCGGCACCAAATTGGCAACTGGGCTGGATTGGTTTGACTGATTGCAAGGGTTACTTGGCCAATTCTGGGGTCCAGCTCAGTGAGGACTCGTTGGTGTACCTGGGTTCGAGGCCTGACGACGATGTCGTCTATTGGGGAATTGATGTTTCAGGTGAGGGCGGTCTGGTGCCGGAGTTTGGGAGCAAGCAGCTCAGCTTTGTGGAGCTGAGGACGTTAATGGTGGCAACCGATTGGGCCGACGAGCAAGCTATGGGGGAATTGGCTATTGCTGGTCAT GCCAGGGCATTGCTAGAATGGCATAGCATATCGCGCTTTTGTGGATATTGTGGAGAGAAAACAGTCCCCATGGAAGCTGGGAGGCGGAAGCAATGTTCAAATGAGTTATGCAAAAAGAGGATTTACCCTCGTGTTGATCCG GTTGTCATCATGTTGGTCATAGATAGAGAGAATGACCGTGCACTCTTAAGCCGACAATCAAGATTTGTACCCCGAATGTGGAGTTGCTTAGCTGGTTTTATAGAA CCAGGAGAAAGCTTGGAAGAGGCAGTGAGAAGAGAAACATGGGAAGAGACTGGTATTGAAGTAGGAGAAGTTGTATATCATAGTTCTCAACCATGGCCTG tGGGACCAAGTAGCATGCCATGCCAGCTGATGGTTGGCTTTCATGCATATGCAAAATCACTAGAGATAAACGTGGACAAGGAGGAGTTGGAAG ATGCTCAGTGGCACAGCAGAGAAGATGTGAAAAAAGCTTTGGCATTTGCCGAATacaaaaaagctcaaaaaacTGCAGCAGTCAAGGTAGAACAGATGTGCAAGGGGGTTAAGAAAGAACAGAGCTTTGCTGCAGATTTCAACGTGGAAAGTGGTGAGCTTGCTCCCATGTTTATCCCTGGGCCATTTGCTATTGCTCATCATCTCATCTCTTCCTGGGTCTACCAAGATACAATAATCAATGGTGTTGAAGCTCGTTTCAAACAACCTAGTGGTTCTACTTCTTCTATGTCCAGTTTGTAG
- the LOC133857732 gene encoding uncharacterized protein LOC133857732 produces the protein MKMSFHTLNCTTVILGSVNKNKTQFRNPSVAAQISSVPPINFDESGNLLESKRNLSSGMALKRCQAPNSLLSQRNTVGIIGGVSVFSTLIFLEKLVLWSSKDGQECVPFVVCSDPAISEELPVGSFHSFNNTNAKIQFNHAPIVGNLQRKRVFLEQSGARCIVMPCHLSHAWHSEISEGCSLPFLHVGDCVTTELSEAKFRPLEAGSDVRIGVLATPAAPIAGFYQEKLRSQGFEVVLPDQAAMQHIVIPAIEALKRKDIEGARNLLRIAIQLLLVRAVNTVILASDEMHGLLPHDDPLLKKCIDPMDALARSTIKWAKSS, from the exons ATGAAAATGTCCTTCCACACATTAAATTGCACGACAGTTATTCTAGGAAGTGTAAATAAGAATAAAACCCAGTTCAGAAATCCATCTGTAGCTGCACAAATATCTTCAGTGCCGCCCATAAACTTTGATGAGAGTGGAAACTTGCTTGAATCCAAGAGGAATTTGAGCTCAGGAATGGCTCTAAAAAGATGTCAGGCCCCAAATTCCCTGCTCAGCCAACGAAATACAGTTGGAATCATTGGAGGGGTATCTGTTTTTTCTACTCTGATTTTCTTGGAAAAGCTTGTCCTGTGGAGTTCTAAAGATGGGCAAGAATGTGTACCTTTCGTTGTCTGCAGCGACCCAGCAATAAGTGAAGAGCTTCCTGTTGGCTCATTTCATTCATTCAACAATACAAATGCTAAAATCCAATTCAATCATGCCCCAATAGTCGGGAATTTGCAGCGCAAAAGGGTGTTTCTTGAGCAGTCTGGAGCTCGTTGCATAGTCATGCCATGCCATCTGTCACATGCGTGGCACAGTGAGATTTCTGAGGGATGTTCTTTACCCTTCCTTCATGTAGGTGACTGTGTTACCACGGAGCTCAGCGAAGCAAAGTTCAGGCCACTTGAAGCTGGGAGTGACGTGCGAATTGGGGTGCTTGCTACACCTGCAGCTCCAATCGCTGGTTTTTATCAGGAGAAACTACGAAGTCAG GGCTTTGAGGTTGTGTTGCCAGACCAAGCAGCCATGCAGCACATTGTAATTCCTGCAATTGAAGcattgaaaagaaaagacattGAAGGAGCGAGGAATCTCTTAAGAATTGCTATCCAACTTCTCTTGGTGAGGGCTGTGAACACAGTCATCCTTGCTTCTGATGAAATGCATGGTCTTCTGCCTCACGATGATCCTCTTCTCAAGAAATGCATTGACCCCATGGATGCTTTGGCCAGGTCAACTATAAAGTGGGCAAAATCTTCATAA
- the LOC133857976 gene encoding zinc finger CCCH domain-containing protein 39 isoform X2, translating to MSFPDPRLPFMAQSQRFAAGSDAIAIGVWPQVPMNDEQVDLHLQTFKRPRISEDSQSNALPCPPMSSRLNPPNPLVNRGTSNIFYKTKMCTTFMAGMCSKGADCKYAHGIEDMRQPPPNWQELAGLRGGEDRLSGNWDDDQKIIHRLKLCKKFYNGEECPYGDRCNFLHEDPGKFRDDSGRFRESSAISIGTTGSSLVHGSGSNLSDCNKPLNNGSDASRVPMKPYLKTKICNSWERGQCHYGDKCHFAHGQAAGLPTLTEEGNGKKCLLKWKGSKKIDRIYADWLDDVPLVQHLPSKVES from the exons ATGAGTTTTCCCGATCCTCGCCTTCCGTTTATGGCGCAGTCCCAGCGTTTTGCTGCAGGCAGTGATGCCATTGCCATTGGTGTCTGGCCTCAAGTCCCGATGAACGATGAACAAGTCGACCTGCATTTACAAACATTCAAGAGGCCCAGAATTTCAGAGGACAGCCAATCAAATGCTTTACCCTGCCCCCCAATGAGTTCTAGGTTGAACCCGCCAAATCCTCTAGTCAATAGAGGCACAAGCAACATTTTCTACAAGACTAAGATGTGCACCACTTTTATGGCGGGTATGTGCAGTAAAGGTGCGGATTGCAAGTATGCTCATGGTATTGAAGATATGAGGCAACCCCCACCCAATTGGCAAGAACTTGCTGGTTTGCGTGGAGGGGAAGATAGATTGTCTGGAAATTGGGATGATGACCAGAAAATAATCCACAGGTTAAAGCTATGTAAGAAGTTTTATAATGGGGAGGAGTGCCCTTATGGGGACAGGTGTAATTTTCTTCATGAAGATCCGGGAAAGTTTAGGGATGATTCAGGGAGGTTTAGGGAGAGCTCGGCAATAAGCATTGGAACTACTGGATCATCTTTGGTGCATGGCAGTGGCTCTAATCTGTCCGATTGTAATAAGCCTTTGAACAATGGTTCCGATGCTTCCCGAGTACCTATGAAGCCGTATTTGAAGACAAAGATATGTAATAGTTGGGAGAGAGGTCAATGTCACTATGGTGATAAATGTCACTTTGCTCACGGGCAAGCAG CAGGTCTGCCTACTTTAACTGAAGAAGGAAATGGTAAGAAGTGTTTGCTGAAGTGGAAAGGATCCAAGAAGATCGATCGTATATATGCTGATTGGCTTGATGATGTGCCGCTAGTGCAACACCTGCCGAGCAAAGTGGAGAGCTGA